The segment CGGTCGGCGGACTGGATCAGGAGACCGCGAAGAGCCGTCTGGAGGAACAGCGCGACGCCGGAGAGCTCGTTCAGGACGCGGACCAGCACCCCGACGCACGCGTCCACCTCTCCGAGGACACCGACGAGATGCGCGACGGCTCGCTCGAGGACTGATCGTCACCCCGTATCAGCTCTGCTGGAGCCGCTCGAACCGTTCTCGTCGAACTAATCTAGACTAGATAGTATTTACTATCGGCCGACATGTATATGCGGGAGGCCCGCGTGTATTAGTATGAATTCTGTCATGAACGTGCGCGACTTCACCTTCGATCACTACACGCGCCTGCTCGACGGCGCCCTCGAGAACGACTACACGTTCTACACGCTCGGCGAGTACGTCTCGATGAGAGAACACGAGACGCCGTGCGTCGTGATCCGACACGACGTCGACCGGAAGGTCAGCACGGCGCGAGCGATGGCCCACGAGGAGGCAACGCGGGGGATCTCCACGACCTACTACTTCCGGACGTCGACGTTCAGTCCGGAGGTCGCACGGGAGACCGAGCGACGGGGCCACGAGGTCGGCTACCACTACGAGGACCTCGTCAAGACCCGCGGCGACTTCGAGGCGGCCCACGAGCGGTTCGCACGGAACCTCGATCGGTTCCGCGAGCACGCCGACGTTCGGACGATCTGCCCGCACGGAAGTCCGCTGTCGCCCCACCACAACCTGGACATGTGGCGCGGCGATCGAACGATCGAGGAGTACGGACTGCTCGGCGAGGCGTATCTCTCGATGGAGACCGCGAACGACGACCCCGGGAAGGCGTCGTACGTCTCCGATACCGGACGATCGTGGGGAGCGCCGATCTCCGGGTTCGGCCGGGTCGAGACGACCGACGACCTGATCGCGGCCTTCGAGTCGGGCGCCTGTGAGCGGTACTGTCTGCTCGTCCATCCCGGTCGGTGGTCGCGTTCGCCGACCGAACAGCTACAGCGCGTCGCCTGGGATCTCGGCGCCGAGACGGCGAAGACGGCCGCGAGGACGGTCCACGGTCTCACCCGCTCCGGGCTCCCGTCGGCGTCGATCGGGTCGGACTCCGACGATCGGACACCGCGGCGTCCCGCCCCCGCGGCGCCGGAGGGTGAGACGACGGGCGAGGCGGAGAGCCGGCCCTGACGGACCGTCGCGTCGGGATCGAGTGAAAGGCTTAAGCGTTCAGTGGGTCGATTTCGCGGATATGGTCGAGCAGGAGGGATCGGTCCGTGCGTTCGTTCCCGGTCACGTCACCGGGTTCTTCAGCAGCCACCCCGACGAGGATCCCGAACGGGCGGGCTCGCGGGGCGCCGGAGTGACGCTCACCGACGGCGTCTCCGTCGAGGTCGTTCCGGCCGAGTGCGTCGAGACGCGTCTCAACGGCACTCCGATCTCGATCCCTCCCGTCGAGCGGGTGCTCGACGCGCTGTCGATCTCCGCGCGGGTCGTCGCCACGACGGATCTGCCGCTCGGAGCGGGCTTCGGCGTCTCGGGAGCGATGGCGCTCGGGACGGCGCTCGCAGCCAACGAGGCGTTCGACCGGCGTCTCTCGGAGAACGACCTCATCACGATCGCCCACGTCGCCGAGGTCCGCTCGGGAACGGGTCTCGGCGACGTGGTCGCACAGGCGCGCGGCGGGGTACCGGTCAGACTCGATCCCGGCGGGCCGGCGTACAACCGTCTCGACGGGGTGCCCGCCGGCACGCGCGTCGAGTACCTCACGTTCGGCGAACTCTCGACGGAGTCGGTGCTCTCGGGCGACACCGAGCGGCTGACCGAGGCGGGCCTCGAATCGCTATCGATGCTGATCGAGGAGCCGACGCTGTCGGCGTTCGCGTACGCCTCGCGACGGTTCGCCCGCGAAGCCGACCTCCTCACCGATCGGATCA is part of the Halalkalicoccus sp. CG83 genome and harbors:
- a CDS encoding pantoate kinase, whose amino-acid sequence is MVEQEGSVRAFVPGHVTGFFSSHPDEDPERAGSRGAGVTLTDGVSVEVVPAECVETRLNGTPISIPPVERVLDALSISARVVATTDLPLGAGFGVSGAMALGTALAANEAFDRRLSENDLITIAHVAEVRSGTGLGDVVAQARGGVPVRLDPGGPAYNRLDGVPAGTRVEYLTFGELSTESVLSGDTERLTEAGLESLSMLIEEPTLSAFAYASRRFAREADLLTDRITDVIEDVSDVGGEASMAMLGHTVFALGSGLSDAGYDPSICHTHAAGASLLDEEADPSVRSSSPYPPRVDNAGDL